The Lachnospiraceae bacterium KM106-2 nucleotide sequence GTTTTGCTCCGGAATACCGTAAATTTTGTGCTTGTATTTCACAACAAGATCCTTTACAGTCTGCCGGCTTTCTCTTACTACTAACACCTTACCGGTTGTTAGTGTAATTGTAGTATCGGGAGTTTCTTCAATGGATTGAATTAGTTCCGCATTAATAGTAATCTCTTGATTGTTAAGTTTCGTTAAATCAATCATATTCTCCCCCCTTTTCTTCTTTACCCAGCCATGAGTAACTCATGGCTGGACTCATCTATAATTAACGTTTTAAGTTAATTAACTCTTCAAGCAAGGAATCAGATGTTGTAATGATTCTTGAGTTAGCTTGGAAACCTCTCTGTGTTGTGATCATTTCAGTAAATTCAGCTGAAAGATCAACGTTGGACATTTCTAGATATCCAGTAGAAAGGCTGTTTCCTCCTAATGAAGGATCCTGACCAATTCCATCAAATTCTCCTGAGTTTTGTGTTGCAGCAAATAAGCTGCCACCAACTGCTTCTAAACCAGCTGGATTTGAGAAAGATGCAACTGCGATCTGACCTAATAATTTCTGATCACCATTGTCATATGTTCCGTAAATCTTACCAGAACCATCAATCTTAACACCGTTCATTTCACCGATTTTTCTACCAGCTCCTTGACCAGTTGTATCTCCCATTTTACCTTCAATACTACTCTTTCCACCATTTGCGAACATTGTCATGGATGAGAAATCCATTGAGATCGTCTTAAATGGGTTTGGAGTAGCTGTAAATGTCATATCCATTGAAGTTGCACCAGCAGCAGTCGCTGCAGCACCAACAGCTAAAAATTTACCTGTTGTTCCATCAAATGAGATAACAGGAACTGCTCCACCACCTGCAGCTGCACCAGTTAATGTTACTTTACCAGATGTAGCATCTACAGCACTTGCTGAGTAAGTTACACCATTTAGTGTTACACTCATTTGAGCAGCTGTCTTTGCAGCATAAGCACCTGTTGTTGGGTTCTTAGTTGCAAAGATTGATTCATTATTTGTATCATAAATATCTGTTAATTCCATTGTATATTGTGAAGTACTACCTGCAGTTTGTTTAAGCGTATAAGATGCAGTGTATTTATTACCCATTTCATCATAGAAACCAACTGTTACTGGTTTACCAGTACCGCCAGCAGCGATCTGAGTATCATTCATATCGATATTACCAGAAATAGTTGCTTTTGTTGTTGCTTCTGGTTCAGATGTCTGTTTATCAGCTGACATGATCTGTAATGGTGTAACAGTATTTGCTACTGTTTTAGTATCATCGTTAGGATCCACCTGCCATCCCATTACGTAATTACCAGCTGAGTTACATAAGTAACCTGAAGCATCTACGTTAAAAGCACCTGCTTTAGTAAAGTAGTTTGTACCACCTTGATTTACAATGAAGAAAGAATCGCCATTGATCATAATATCAAATGGATTGTTCGTACTTTGTGCAGCACCTTGAGAAGTAACGGATGCAGTAATACTTGATACTTTAGAACCTAAACCAACTTGCATTGCATTTTTACCTGCAGTACCTGTTGTATCATTCGCACCTGATGCATTTGAAATTGTTTGATAATATACATCTGAAAAACGCGCTGAACTTGATTTAAAACCTGTAGTATTTACGTTGGCAATATTATTACCGATAACATCAAATTTTGTTTGATGTGCACTTAATCCTGCTACTGCAGAATACATTGATCTCATCATAACCTTAACACCTATCCTTTTCTTATCAATTATTTTTAATAATGGATAACCTTATCTATCATTCAAAGGTCTAAGCCCCCGTTAGGTCCAGCTTATTCCATTATACAATTACTGCTCCTTCAATATTGGTAAAAATTCTATCTTCTTTATCATTCAAAGCAGTAATCACTGTATTATTTTTTGTACTAACTATGAATGCAAGATTATCTACTAGAACTAGAGATTCATCTATTCCCTTCTCTCTTGCTTTGTTCGTACCATCTTCTAAGCGTTCTAACTGTTCCCTCGTCAAATCGATATTCCGACTTTCCAGTCGTTCAGTTGCATGTTTCGAGAATTTTAAGTTGTCGTCTAAAATATCCTTGAAACTTAATTTTTCCTTATTCTGCTGAACTGAAGTGTTCGCTTTCTTTTTTAAGTACTGGTCCGTTATTTGCTCGATAGAAGTGAAATTTTTTGAAGATATATTCATATTTACCCCCACTTCCATGTGTTTATTTGACCAAATCTATTATGTTGTCGCTTTTACTGACTGATTACCTGATGTGTTAGAAGAATCATCTTTTGAATCAGATGAAGAATCTTCCGACTCTGTACTGCCTGTACCACTGATCGTAACTGTTACTTTATCAGCTACTACTGTTCCCAATGCATCATCAAATGAGAAGATCAGATTGTGAGTACCATTTGGTAACTTAGCAAAAGCCTCTTTCTTGATTGTTAATGTTCCATCAGATGATAAAGAAAGATAATCAGAACTAATTGCTTCGCCATTTACTACAACCGCTAATCTTGATGCTACACTTGTAGTACCCATATTAACTTTTACAGTAAGGTCTTCGGCCTTGTCTTTATCATATTTTAATGCTGTTTGTGTAACGGAAGGAGCACCCTCTGCCAACTTATAATAATCATCATAAACGGTAGCTACTTGATCCATTGTATATAAAGATCCATTGATGGATAACTTTGCAGTACCATTTTCGATCTTAACATAGTCAACGGCACCTTCGATTGTTCTTTCTTCCCCTGATGCGGTTGTCATTTTGACTAATACGGTTTTTCCAACAAGGTTAAATGCTTGGGAATTCGTATTTGTTGTATTTAAGTTCTGCATCTGCTCTAATGAAGAGAATTGCGCTAACTGAGCAATATACTCTGTATCTGAGCTAGGATTTAATGGATCCTGATACTTCATCTGAGTAACAAGTAATTGCAAAAATGCATCTTTACCTAATGTATTTCCTGAAGATGTTGAACTTGATGTAGTAGAGCTGGCACTTGTTACTTTACCCTGCGCTACACTAGCTAATAAATCACTCATTTGTATCCTCCTTATGCAGTATAGTTGACACTTCCTCCAACTTCTGGAACTGTCTCATTCATAAGCTCTTCGTCTGTCGTTGTTGCTTGTTCCATTAATTCGCTTTCTTCTAGTGTAATCTTTTTACGATTACCTTTTTGTCCTTTTTCTTCTCCAGATGAAGAAGCGCTGTTGCTGGAACTAAACTTCATATCAGCTACGGTTACTTCAACCGCTTCAACCTTAAGACCTTGTTCATTCAAGTTGTCTTTTAATACTTGAAGCTGATTTTCAAGAGCTGTCTTAGTCATTGCATTTTCTGTTGCAATCTGGGCTGTTAAAACACCTTGTTTTGCAACAACAGTTAAATTAACTCGACCTAAATTTTCAGGATTTAATAATAACTCCATACTTGTTGAGTCGCTCTTAATATTGACTTTGATCTGGTCAACTACCTGTGTCACGATATTTCGCATCTGCTCAATATCTGCAACTGTTTCTCTAAATGTTTCTACTTTAGTAGAAGAACCGGCGAGTCCATTGATGATCGTATTTAAGTTACTATCTGTCTGTGCAGTATTCGGAGCACTTTCTTGTTCATCTGAATAGCTTTCTTTTAATTCCGTACCTTTACTTGTAGGTACTTCCTTCTCAACAATAACTTCTACATTAGGCTCATCAGATGTTGTCTCATCCGCGTTGGCATTCTGCTGTTCCTTTACCGGATTTGATTTTTCCTCTGGTACAGCGGCTACTTGCTCTGGAATCATCTCCGCTTGCTGCATTAGTTCACTGAAATTCTCTACTACATCTGTAGTAAGATTATTTTGTTCCAAAATATCAGCTAATGTAGCATCTAGTTCCGTTAAGACATTCGATAATGTCTCATCCGTAAGTGCTGCACTGATATCATCAGCTCCGCTTGCTTTTACAATGAACTGATTCAAA carries:
- a CDS encoding flagellar basal-body rod modification protein FlgD, which translates into the protein MSDLLASVAQGKVTSASSTTSSSTSSGNTLGKDAFLQLLVTQMKYQDPLNPSSDTEYIAQLAQFSSLEQMQNLNTTNTNSQAFNLVGKTVLVKMTTASGEERTIEGAVDYVKIENGTAKLSINGSLYTMDQVATVYDDYYKLAEGAPSVTQTALKYDKDKAEDLTVKVNMGTTSVASRLAVVVNGEAISSDYLSLSSDGTLTIKKEAFAKLPNGTHNLIFSFDDALGTVVADKVTVTISGTGSTESEDSSSDSKDDSSNTSGNQSVKATT
- a CDS encoding putative flagellar hook associated protein, whose product is MNISSKNFTSIEQITDQYLKKKANTSVQQNKEKLSFKDILDDNLKFSKHATERLESRNIDLTREQLERLEDGTNKAREKGIDESLVLVDNLAFIVSTKNNTVITALNDKEDRIFTNIEGAVIV
- a CDS encoding flagellar hook protein FlgE produces the protein MYSAVAGLSAHQTKFDVIGNNIANVNTTGFKSSSARFSDVYYQTISNASGANDTTGTAGKNAMQVGLGSKVSSITASVTSQGAAQSTNNPFDIMINGDSFFIVNQGGTNYFTKAGAFNVDASGYLCNSAGNYVMGWQVDPNDDTKTVANTVTPLQIMSADKQTSEPEATTKATISGNIDMNDTQIAAGGTGKPVTVGFYDEMGNKYTASYTLKQTAGSTSQYTMELTDIYDTNNESIFATKNPTTGAYAAKTAAQMSVTLNGVTYSASAVDATSGKVTLTGAAAGGGAVPVISFDGTTGKFLAVGAAATAAGATSMDMTFTATPNPFKTISMDFSSMTMFANGGKSSIEGKMGDTTGQGAGRKIGEMNGVKIDGSGKIYGTYDNGDQKLLGQIAVASFSNPAGLEAVGGSLFAATQNSGEFDGIGQDPSLGGNSLSTGYLEMSNVDLSAEFTEMITTQRGFQANSRIITTSDSLLEELINLKR
- a CDS encoding flagellar protein FlbD produces the protein MIDLTKLNNQEITINAELIQSIEETPDTTITLTTGKVLVVRESRQTVKDLVVKYKHKIYGIPEQN
- a CDS encoding flagellar hook-length control protein FliK; translation: MNPTAIIGSNPVVSQTGSSKVQSAKNSKSSDSFSDIMNRNVTTNRATSNKTVNNKVTDFNSNNSVKKMSVDSSSESSQPKLEESIADTINSAATQITQAIQEQLEISDEEMEQLMAEMGITATDLLNQNVLNQFIVKASGADDISAALTDETLSNVLTELDATLADILEQNNLTTDVVENFSELMQQAEMIPEQVAAVPEEKSNPVKEQQNANADETTSDEPNVEVIVEKEVPTSKGTELKESYSDEQESAPNTAQTDSNLNTIINGLAGSSTKVETFRETVADIEQMRNIVTQVVDQIKVNIKSDSTSMELLLNPENLGRVNLTVVAKQGVLTAQIATENAMTKTALENQLQVLKDNLNEQGLKVEAVEVTVADMKFSSSNSASSSGEEKGQKGNRKKITLEESELMEQATTTDEELMNETVPEVGGSVNYTA